The proteins below come from a single Paroceanicella profunda genomic window:
- a CDS encoding XdhC family protein produces MTADHDSIPEIALDWARADKGVALATVIETWGSAPRPVGSQLAISAEAEIMGSVSGGCVEGAVVAEALDALEDGTPRVLTYGVSDDDAFAVGLACGGTIRVMVEPVGRGQGLPLAMLEALTAARTAREATVYAVNTQSWERRLIGAGPDPLLAEADAARHADKSGFAGDWFLGVHNPPLRMVVVGAVHIAQPLLQMARIAGYDATLVDPREAFAADARFPGETIVRDWPDAALQQIGVDARTAVVTLTHDPKLDDPAIRVALASECFYLGCLGSNRTHAKRLDRLGAEGVSAAAMARIHAPVGADIGAKSPSEIAIAILAQITERLRRPATRPGVAAHAA; encoded by the coding sequence ATGACCGCAGATCATGACAGCATTCCCGAGATCGCGCTCGACTGGGCGCGCGCCGACAAGGGCGTGGCCCTCGCCACCGTGATCGAGACCTGGGGTTCCGCGCCCCGGCCCGTGGGCTCGCAGCTCGCCATCTCGGCGGAGGCCGAGATCATGGGCTCCGTCTCCGGCGGCTGCGTGGAGGGCGCCGTGGTGGCCGAGGCGCTGGACGCGCTGGAGGACGGCACGCCGCGGGTGCTCACCTACGGCGTCTCCGACGATGACGCCTTCGCGGTGGGCCTCGCCTGCGGCGGCACCATCCGGGTGATGGTGGAGCCGGTGGGCCGCGGCCAGGGCCTGCCGCTGGCGATGCTGGAGGCGCTCACCGCCGCGCGCACCGCCCGCGAGGCCACCGTCTACGCGGTGAACACGCAGAGCTGGGAGCGCCGGCTGATCGGCGCCGGCCCGGACCCGCTGCTGGCCGAGGCCGACGCCGCCCGGCATGCCGACAAGTCCGGCTTCGCCGGGGACTGGTTCCTCGGCGTGCACAACCCGCCGCTGCGCATGGTGGTGGTGGGGGCGGTGCACATCGCCCAGCCGCTGCTGCAGATGGCGCGCATCGCGGGCTATGACGCCACCCTGGTGGACCCGCGCGAGGCCTTCGCCGCCGATGCCCGCTTCCCCGGCGAGACCATCGTGCGGGACTGGCCCGATGCCGCCCTGCAGCAGATCGGCGTGGACGCGCGCACCGCCGTCGTCACCCTCACCCATGACCCGAAGCTCGACGACCCCGCGATCCGCGTGGCGCTGGCTTCCGAGTGCTTCTACCTCGGCTGCCTCGGGTCCAACCGCACCCATGCGAAGCGGCTGGACCGGTTGGGGGCGGAGGGGGTCTCCGCCGCGGCGATGGCGCGCATCCACGCGCCGGTGGGCGCGGATATCGGGGCGAAATCCCCCTCCGAGATCGCCATCGCCATCCTCGCCCAGATCACCGAGCGCCTGCGCCGGCCGGCCACGCGCCCGGGCGTCGCGGCGCACGCGGCATGA
- a CDS encoding vWA domain-containing protein, with amino-acid sequence MAQYADLPVNPEGKLARNIVHFARALRHAGLPVGPGRVVEAVRAVEAAGFSEKADFYWTLHACFVSRPEHRAIFGQVFRLYWRDPQFLEHMMSMMLPALRGVQEEHKARSAERRAAEALLAEAETPPPPPPPEEGEEMVEFDATLTFSADEKLRAQDFEQMSAAEAEAAKRAIARLELPVQPIASRRTRAAPRGHVPDWRGTMRAAMRTGGDVRGLAMRERRERWPNLVVLCDISGSMSSYSRMLLHFLHAAANAKGAGWAKVHAFTLGTRLTNITRHLATRDVDAALAAAGREARDWEGGTRLGATLDEFNRTWSRRVLGQGAVVLLITDGLDRDDPALLGRAAERLALSSRRLIWLNPLLRWDGFAPKAGGIRALLPHVDVFRAAHNINSLEELSAALTRTGDTGEKTRLMRLLDR; translated from the coding sequence ATGGCGCAGTATGCCGACCTGCCGGTGAACCCCGAGGGCAAGCTCGCCCGCAACATCGTGCATTTCGCCCGCGCGCTGCGTCACGCCGGCCTGCCCGTGGGCCCGGGCCGGGTGGTGGAGGCGGTGCGCGCGGTGGAGGCGGCGGGCTTCTCCGAGAAGGCGGATTTCTACTGGACGCTGCACGCCTGCTTCGTCTCGCGCCCCGAGCACCGGGCGATCTTCGGCCAGGTGTTCCGGCTCTACTGGCGTGATCCGCAGTTCCTCGAACACATGATGTCGATGATGCTGCCGGCCCTGCGCGGGGTGCAGGAGGAGCACAAGGCCCGGTCCGCGGAGCGCCGCGCCGCCGAGGCGCTGCTGGCGGAGGCCGAGACCCCGCCGCCGCCCCCGCCGCCCGAAGAGGGCGAGGAGATGGTGGAGTTCGACGCCACCCTCACCTTCTCCGCCGACGAAAAGCTGCGCGCGCAGGATTTCGAGCAGATGTCCGCCGCGGAGGCGGAGGCCGCGAAACGCGCCATTGCCCGGCTGGAACTGCCCGTGCAGCCCATCGCCTCGCGCCGCACCCGCGCCGCGCCGCGCGGCCACGTGCCGGACTGGCGCGGCACCATGCGCGCGGCGATGCGCACCGGCGGCGATGTCCGTGGCCTCGCGATGCGGGAGCGGCGCGAGCGCTGGCCCAACCTCGTGGTGCTCTGCGACATCTCGGGCTCCATGTCCTCCTACTCGCGCATGCTGCTGCATTTCCTGCATGCCGCGGCGAATGCGAAGGGCGCGGGCTGGGCGAAGGTGCATGCCTTCACCCTGGGCACCCGCCTCACCAACATCACCCGCCATCTCGCCACGCGGGACGTGGACGCGGCCCTCGCCGCTGCCGGCCGCGAGGCGCGGGACTGGGAGGGCGGCACCCGCCTCGGCGCCACGCTCGACGAGTTCAACCGCACCTGGTCGCGCCGGGTGCTGGGGCAGGGCGCGGTTGTGCTGCTGATCACCGACGGGCTGGACCGGGACGACCCGGCGCTGCTCGGCCGGGCGGCGGAACGGCTGGCACTCTCCTCGCGCCGGCTGATCTGGCTGAACCCGCTCCTGCGCTGGGACGGGTTCGCGCCGAAGGCCGGCGGCATCCGCGCGCTGCTTCCGCATGTTGATGTGTTCCGTGCGGCACACAATATCAATTCCCTGGAAGAGCTCTCCGCCGCCCTCACCCGCACCGGGGACACCGGGGAGAAGACACGCCTGATGCGGCTGCTCGACCGCTGA
- a CDS encoding AAA family ATPase codes for MTAIPTSIDATQAMLADTGYVCGRALATVVFLSLKLGRPLFLEGEAGVGKTEIAKALAASLGRRLIRLQCYEGLDAGSAVYEWNFPAQMVAIRTAEASGQADRAALNAELFSEEFLIRRPLLEAMSPQDGGAPVLLIDELDRTDEPFEAFLLEALSDFQVTIPELGTVKAPEPPIVILTSNRTREVHDALKRRCLYHWVDYPDFDREMEILTARAPEASETLSREVVAFVQKLRSEDLFKKPGVAETIDWAKCLVALDAVQLSPQVIADTLGAILKYQDDIARLQGSEAKRILDDARAALQPV; via the coding sequence ATGACGGCCATCCCCACTTCCATCGACGCCACCCAGGCCATGCTGGCCGACACCGGCTATGTCTGCGGACGCGCGCTCGCCACGGTGGTGTTCCTGTCGCTGAAGCTGGGTCGCCCGCTGTTCCTCGAGGGCGAGGCCGGCGTGGGCAAGACCGAGATCGCGAAGGCGCTCGCCGCCTCGCTGGGCCGCCGGCTCATCCGCCTGCAGTGCTACGAGGGGCTGGACGCGGGCTCGGCGGTCTACGAATGGAACTTCCCGGCGCAGATGGTCGCCATCCGCACCGCCGAAGCCTCCGGCCAGGCCGACCGCGCGGCGCTGAACGCGGAGCTCTTCTCCGAGGAGTTCCTCATCCGCCGTCCGCTGCTGGAGGCGATGAGCCCGCAGGACGGCGGCGCGCCCGTGCTGCTGATCGACGAACTGGACCGCACGGACGAGCCCTTCGAGGCCTTCCTTCTGGAGGCCCTGTCGGACTTCCAGGTGACCATCCCCGAGCTTGGCACCGTGAAGGCGCCGGAACCGCCGATCGTCATCCTCACCTCCAACCGCACGCGTGAGGTGCATGACGCGCTGAAGCGGCGTTGCCTCTACCACTGGGTGGATTACCCGGATTTCGACCGCGAGATGGAAATCCTCACCGCCCGCGCGCCGGAAGCCTCCGAGACCCTGTCCCGCGAGGTGGTGGCCTTCGTGCAGAAGCTGCGCTCGGAGGACCTGTTCAAGAAGCCGGGCGTGGCCGAGACCATCGACTGGGCGAAATGCCTGGTGGCGCTGGACGCCGTCCAGCTCTCGCCGCAGGTGATCGCGGACACGCTGGGCGCGATCCTGAAGTATCAGGACGATATCGCCAGGCTGCAGGGGTCCGAGGCCAAGCGCATCCTCGACGACGCCCGCGCCGCCCTGCAGCCGGTCTGA
- a CDS encoding SIMPL domain-containing protein: MRILIPALTGLVLGIAPLAGLAEERQSTISVTGEGESVLVPDLAYVTLGVTTEGETAAEALTANTDAMTRVFDLLTQQGVAERDTQTSQFSLNPVWADQRDNAEPRIAGYRASNLVTIRVREIDALGGLLDGLTRQGANSIQGISFSASDMTEAMEKARRAAVEDARARAALYADAAGVALGEVLSLSEQGGGGGAPMYRMAAEAAPVPLARGETTVSASVSMVFEISPAPGEVVQPE, translated from the coding sequence ATGCGCATTCTGATCCCCGCCCTGACCGGGCTCGTCCTCGGCATCGCGCCGCTCGCCGGCCTGGCCGAGGAGCGGCAGTCCACCATCTCGGTGACCGGCGAGGGCGAGTCGGTCCTGGTGCCGGACCTCGCCTACGTGACCCTCGGCGTGACCACCGAGGGCGAGACCGCCGCGGAGGCCCTCACCGCCAACACCGATGCGATGACCAGGGTGTTCGACCTGCTCACCCAGCAGGGCGTGGCCGAGCGCGACACCCAGACCAGCCAGTTCTCGCTGAACCCGGTCTGGGCCGACCAGCGGGACAACGCCGAGCCGCGCATCGCCGGCTACCGCGCCAGCAACCTGGTGACCATCCGGGTGCGCGAGATCGACGCGCTCGGCGGGCTGCTGGACGGCCTCACCCGGCAGGGCGCGAACAGCATCCAGGGCATCTCCTTCTCCGCCTCGGACATGACGGAGGCGATGGAAAAGGCGCGCCGCGCCGCGGTGGAAGACGCCCGCGCCCGCGCCGCGCTCTATGCCGACGCCGCCGGCGTGGCGCTCGGCGAGGTGCTGAGCCTGTCCGAGCAGGGCGGTGGCGGCGGCGCGCCGATGTACCGCATGGCCGCGGAGGCCGCGCCCGTGCCGCTGGCACGCGGCGAGACCACGGTGAGCGCTTCGGTGTCGATGGTGTTCGAGATCTCCCCGGCGCCGGGCGAAGTCGTCCAGCCGGAGTGA
- a CDS encoding NTP transferase domain-containing protein: MIFGRVALGEAEGAVLAHSLMAGGRRLRKGRVLSAADIAALAAEGLSGVIAARLAPEDMSEDAAAARVAAALAPEAASLGLTVQAPFTGRVNLHAARAGLFEVDAAAVARFNAVDEAVTLATLAGHARVEARDMVATVKILPYAVPAATVAAALAAAGTGPLMRIAPPRLTRAALCSTRIPGMKDSVIAKGVEAVRSRLAGLGADLVHEEVVAHETGALAEALTRASAAGAELLLILGGSATQDREDVGPAALVATGGRLERFGMPVDPGNLLFLGATAQARPVIGLPGCVRSLALNGADWVLERVICGVPVGDAEIAAMGVGGLLKEIPSRPQPRGGTTARGRPVVEVLLLAAGSARRMRGRDKLLEPVADGPLLAHAARACAGAQVRQVQVVLDRLDGPRAAALEGVEGLGLVANPQAAEGMAASIRAGMRSLGGDVDAVIIALADMPDIGPGHLDRLIAAFDPMEGREICRAVTESGQPGQPVLFGRRFFESLAGLEGDRGARAILRDAGSFLVDVPTPGEAAVTDLDSPEAWERWRRARAEA, from the coding sequence ATGATCTTCGGGCGCGTCGCGCTGGGGGAGGCCGAGGGCGCGGTGCTCGCGCATTCGCTCATGGCCGGAGGCAGGCGTCTGCGCAAGGGGCGCGTGCTCTCGGCCGCGGATATCGCCGCGCTGGCGGCGGAAGGGCTTTCGGGCGTGATCGCCGCCCGGCTCGCCCCGGAGGACATGTCGGAGGATGCCGCCGCCGCGCGCGTCGCCGCGGCGCTCGCCCCCGAGGCCGCGTCCCTCGGCCTCACCGTGCAGGCGCCCTTCACCGGGCGGGTGAACCTGCACGCGGCCCGGGCCGGGCTGTTCGAGGTCGATGCCGCCGCCGTGGCCCGCTTCAATGCCGTTGACGAGGCCGTCACCCTCGCCACCCTCGCCGGGCACGCCCGGGTGGAGGCGCGCGACATGGTCGCCACGGTGAAGATCCTGCCCTATGCCGTGCCCGCCGCCACGGTGGCCGCCGCGCTGGCCGCCGCGGGCACCGGCCCGCTGATGCGCATCGCGCCGCCGCGCCTCACCCGCGCCGCCCTGTGCAGCACCCGCATTCCGGGCATGAAGGACAGCGTGATCGCCAAGGGCGTGGAGGCGGTGCGCAGCCGGCTTGCCGGCCTGGGCGCAGACCTCGTCCACGAGGAGGTGGTGGCGCATGAGACCGGCGCGCTGGCGGAGGCGCTCACCCGCGCGTCCGCCGCCGGGGCGGAACTGCTGCTCATCCTCGGCGGCTCGGCCACCCAGGACCGCGAGGATGTCGGCCCCGCCGCGCTGGTGGCCACGGGCGGGCGGCTGGAACGCTTCGGCATGCCGGTGGACCCGGGCAACCTGCTGTTCCTGGGCGCCACGGCGCAGGCGCGGCCGGTGATCGGCCTGCCGGGCTGCGTGCGCTCCCTCGCGTTGAACGGCGCCGACTGGGTTCTGGAGCGGGTGATCTGCGGCGTGCCGGTGGGCGATGCGGAGATCGCCGCGATGGGCGTGGGCGGGCTGCTCAAGGAGATCCCGTCACGGCCCCAGCCGCGTGGCGGCACCACGGCGCGCGGGCGCCCGGTGGTGGAGGTGCTGCTGCTCGCGGCCGGCTCGGCCCGGCGCATGCGCGGGCGCGACAAGCTGCTGGAACCGGTGGCGGACGGGCCGCTGCTCGCCCATGCCGCGCGCGCCTGCGCCGGCGCGCAGGTGCGCCAGGTGCAGGTGGTGCTGGACCGTCTCGACGGCCCGCGCGCCGCGGCGCTCGAGGGGGTGGAGGGGCTGGGCCTGGTGGCCAATCCGCAGGCCGCGGAGGGCATGGCGGCCTCGATTCGTGCCGGGATGCGGAGCCTCGGCGGCGATGTCGACGCGGTGATCATCGCGCTCGCCGACATGCCGGACATCGGCCCCGGCCATCTCGACCGGCTGATTGCCGCCTTCGACCCGATGGAGGGCCGGGAGATCTGCCGCGCCGTCACCGAATCCGGCCAGCCGGGCCAGCCCGTGCTGTTCGGCCGGCGCTTCTTCGAGAGCCTCGCCGGGCTGGAGGGCGACCGCGGCGCCCGGGCCATCCTGCGCGATGCCGGCAGCTTCCTCGTCGACGTGCCCACGCCGGGCGAGGCGGCGGTGACAGACCTCGATTCGCCGGAGGCCTGGGAGCGCTGGCGCCGGGCCCGGGCAGAGGCCTGA
- a CDS encoding DUF4260 family protein, producing MEPGFRRLLRLENAGIALGLAVLLVRAAPERWLVAGVPILPHLFIAGHAFGPRVGARCCNAVHSYAGPGRPVGAGALAGWAPGRLIAALRALHISIDRALGFGLKRVQGFGHTHLGAPGRG from the coding sequence ATGGAACCCGGTTTCCGCCGCCTGCTGCGCCTGGAGAATGCCGGAATCGCCCTCGGCCTTGCGGTGCTGCTCGTGCGCGCCGCGCCGGAGCGGTGGCTGGTGGCCGGGGTGCCGATCCTCCCCCATCTCTTCATCGCCGGCCATGCCTTCGGGCCGCGGGTCGGGGCGCGGTGCTGCAACGCCGTGCACAGCTATGCGGGCCCGGGGCGTCCGGTCGGGGCGGGGGCGCTCGCGGGCTGGGCGCCCGGGCGGCTCATCGCGGCGCTCCGGGCGCTGCACATCTCCATCGACCGGGCGCTCGGCTTCGGGTTGAAGCGCGTGCAGGGCTTCGGCCACACGCATCTCGGCGCGCCGGGGCGGGGCTGA
- a CDS encoding SURF1 family protein, whose protein sequence is MRRFWFLIVIGGLGLAVLLALGGWQLQRLAWKSAVLADITARMATPLDGLPAQPEEARDEYRSLTLEGTVEKGALRVLTSRPPDGPGYRVIAPFRLADGRRVMLDRGFLPEADKDSTLPAGPDRVEGNLLWPDDVNSFTPAPNIERNIWFARDVAPMARALGTEPLLIVARSESLPGTDPMPVSVNIPNDHLEYALTWFALAAGWFGMCLYFIAVRRRG, encoded by the coding sequence ATGCGCCGGTTCTGGTTCCTGATCGTGATCGGCGGCCTCGGGCTGGCCGTGCTCCTGGCTCTCGGCGGCTGGCAGTTGCAGCGGCTGGCCTGGAAGTCGGCCGTCCTGGCGGACATCACCGCCCGCATGGCCACGCCGCTCGACGGCCTGCCCGCCCAGCCGGAGGAGGCCCGCGACGAGTATCGCTCGCTCACCCTCGAGGGCACGGTGGAGAAGGGCGCCCTGCGCGTGCTCACCTCCCGCCCGCCGGACGGGCCCGGCTACCGGGTCATCGCGCCCTTCCGGCTGGCGGACGGGCGGCGGGTGATGCTGGACCGGGGCTTCCTCCCCGAGGCCGACAAGGACAGCACCCTGCCCGCCGGGCCGGACCGGGTGGAGGGCAACCTGCTCTGGCCCGATGACGTGAACAGCTTCACCCCGGCGCCGAACATCGAGCGCAACATCTGGTTCGCGCGGGACGTGGCGCCGATGGCACGGGCGCTGGGAACCGAGCCGCTGCTGATCGTCGCCCGCTCGGAGAGCCTGCCGGGAACCGACCCGATGCCCGTCAGCGTGAACATCCCCAACGACCACCTGGAATACGCGCTCACCTGGTTCGCGCTGGCGGCCGGCTGGTTCGGCATGTGCCTGTATTTCATCGCGGTGCGCCGGCGGGGCTGA
- a CDS encoding cytochrome c oxidase subunit 3: protein MAHEKNHDYHILPPSIWPFFGAVSAFVMLFGTVLFFKDNGPWLMLIGLAGVLYVMYGWWSDVIGESRVGDHTPVVQIGLRYGVIMFIASEVMFFAAWFWSFFKNALYPIQGHVWPPEGIETFDPWHLPLVNTLILLLSGCACTWAHHALVHENDRKALKQGLLIAVILGVLFSLCQAYEYSHAAFGFAGNIYGANFFMATGFHGFHVIIGTIFLAVCLLRASAGQITQDKHIGFEAAAWYWHFVDVVWLFLFAAVYIWGG, encoded by the coding sequence TCTTCGGTGCGGTCAGTGCCTTCGTGATGCTGTTCGGAACCGTGCTGTTCTTCAAGGACAACGGCCCCTGGCTGATGCTCATCGGCCTCGCGGGGGTGCTCTACGTGATGTACGGCTGGTGGTCGGACGTCATCGGCGAGAGCCGGGTCGGCGATCACACGCCGGTGGTTCAGATCGGGCTGCGTTACGGCGTGATCATGTTCATCGCCTCGGAGGTGATGTTCTTCGCCGCCTGGTTCTGGTCGTTCTTCAAGAACGCGCTCTACCCGATCCAGGGCCATGTCTGGCCGCCGGAAGGCATCGAGACCTTCGACCCCTGGCACCTGCCACTGGTCAACACGCTGATCCTGCTGCTCTCGGGCTGCGCCTGCACCTGGGCCCACCATGCCCTCGTGCACGAGAATGACCGCAAGGCGCTCAAGCAGGGCCTGCTGATCGCGGTGATCCTTGGCGTGCTGTTCTCCCTCTGCCAGGCCTATGAATACAGCCACGCCGCCTTCGGCTTTGCCGGGAACATCTACGGCGCGAACTTCTTCATGGCCACCGGCTTCCACGGCTTCCACGTGATCATCGGCACCATCTTCCTCGCGGTCTGCCTGCTGCGCGCCTCCGCCGGCCAGATCACCCAGGACAAGCACATCGGCTTCGAGGCCGCCGCCTGGTACTGGCATTTCGTCGACGTGGTGTGGCTGTTCCTCTTCGCCGCGGTCTACATCTGGGGCGGCTGA